A region of the Catenulispora sp. EB89 genome:
AGCAGGTCCTCGGCCGGCAGGTCCAGGGCGCAGAAGTTGCGGACCGCGGTGCGCAGCCGGCCCATCGTCGCCGCGGCGTGGATACCGTGCCCGACGACGTCGCCGACGACGAGTGCCACGCGACCCCCGGACAGCGGGATCACGTCGTACCAATCGCCGCCGACGCCCTCTTGCGCGGGCTGATACCGGTGCGCAACTTCTACGGCGCACTGCAACGGAAACGCGCGTGGCAGAAGGCTGCGTTGCAGCGCCAGCGCCATGGCCCGCTCGCGCTCGAAGCGGCGTGCGTTGTCCAGGCAGACGGCGGCGCGCGAGGCGAGGTCGCCGGCCAGCTGAATGTCGTCCTCGTCGAAGGGGTCCGCGTTGCCCAGTCGGTAGAAGGAGGCGACGCCCAGGACCATGCCCTGCACCATGATCGGCGCGGCGATCACCGAGCTGTCGGGATCCTCGGCGACCCAGCGCTTGCCCGCGGTCGCGGCGGTGAGCTGCGCGTCCAGGACGGTGTGCCGCTGCGCCATGCAGCGCGCCTGCGCGGTGGCGGCGTTGTAGGCGACATGCGCTCCGGGCGTCCGGTGCACCTTGCCACGCCGGATGGTGCGGACCGCGACGCGGCGCAGCTTCACCTCGGTGGTGGGCGGCGGACACTCCTCGCCGTCCAGGACCCAGCTCGCGAGGTCGACGGCCACATGCTGCGCGAAGTCCGGCAACGCGATCTCGGCCAGCTCGCCGCCGGTGAGCTCCATGTCCAAGGTGGTGCCGATGCGCCCGCTGGCGTCCAGCAGGAGAGCCAGGCGCTGGCGCGCGGCCACGGCGATGCGACCGACGGTCGGCTCCCCGACCATCACGAGCTCGCCGCCGGGCGGGGCGAGGAAGGGGTGGGGCGCGGCGGTGTCGAGGAGGGACAGCCCGCCGGCGGAATGCGGGAGCTGGTGGCCTGACGCCGAGGGGGTGTCGGCGGGGATTGGGGGGTGGAGGGGGATGGGGTGGTCGGCTTTCTCGGTTGGTTCTGTTGGCTCGGTTGGCCCGGTTGACTTGGCGTGCTCGGCGTGCTTGGTCTGTGGTGTCTGCTCGGCGGGTTCGACGTGCTCCGGCTGCGGCTCGCGGTCTTGGCCATGGTGGTCGTGGTCGTGGTCACGGTTGTGGGGGAGCGGAGCGCTGGTCTTGTTCGGCGCCGTTCCCGTTCTCGTTCCCGTGGTCTTCGCACTCGCACTTGTCGTCAGTTGCATCGCGGACGCGGCCTGCGGGACGGACGTGCTCGACGTCGCGCCCCCACTCCTGCCCGTCCCGGATCGCGTCCCTGTAGTCGTCGACAGTGCCATTTCGACCTGGTCGACATGGTCGACCTGTTCGAGCTGTTCGGCTTGTGAGGCGATCGTCCGTACCGGATTCGGCTCCGGCCCTGCCGCTCTTGCCGTTCCTGTCGATCCTGCTGGCCCTGGCGGCCCGACCGCCTGCAGCACCTCATCCGGCTGCCTCGCGCCCGGCAACCGCGCCGGCGCACTCGTCTTCTCTCCAGCAACCGTTCTCTCCCCGGTCCTTCCACCTTCCGCCTCGCTCGTCATCTCCGCTTCCACCGTGACCACCTCCGTGCCGGCCGCGGTGCGACCGGTGCGGGCCGTCAACTTGGCGTGGCGGCCGCCGGGCAACGGGATGGTCACCACGTCGCGTCTGGCCGCCGCGACCAGTTCGGCCGCCTTGCCCCGTACGAGCTGCCGGTCGCGGCGTTCGCCGTGGCCCGGGTCGGTGCCCGCGCCGTGCCGGGCCCGCGGGGCGAGCACCAGCTCGCCCCGGGTGCGCCGCACGGTGCCGGCGTCCTGGCTCCTGTCCTGGCCGTCGGCGCGGCCCACCCGATCCGCGACGAGCCCACCGGTCCGCCGCGCCTGAGCCAGCAGCGCACGCTCCTTCACCGAGTACTGCTCCAACAGCCGCAGCTCGATGTTCTCCGCGGCCTCCGCCGCCAGCGCCGCCATCAACGGACTGGCATCCCGCCGCCACGACGTGAGGTCCACCACTCCGCGGATCCGCCCACTGAAGGGATCCCGGATCGGCACGCCGGCACAGGCGAAGGCCAGAAAACGGTCGGCGAAGTGCTCCCCGGCCAGCACTACAGCCGGCCGCCCCTCCGCCAAAGCAGTCCCGATCCCATTCGTCCCGGCATCGGCCTCGTGATAGCTGAACCCCTCGGCCAACTGCACAGCATCAAGGTGCCGATTCAACCCCGGCTCCCCGGCCCGCCGCACCAGCACCCGAGCCGCGGCATCGGTCAGCACCACGCACACCGGCGACCCGACCAGCATGCGGTGCAACCGCTCCACCACCGGCGCCGAA
Encoded here:
- a CDS encoding SpoIIE family protein phosphatase → MGAEELLLRASAPVVERLHRMLVGSPVCVVLTDAAARVLVRRAGEPGLNRHLDAVQLAEGFSYHEADAGTNGIGTALAEGRPAVVLAGEHFADRFLAFACAGVPIRDPFSGRIRGVVDLTSWRRDASPLMAALAAEAAENIELRLLEQYSVKERALLAQARRTGGLVADRVGRADGQDRSQDAGTVRRTRGELVLAPRARHGAGTDPGHGERRDRQLVRGKAAELVAAARRDVVTIPLPGGRHAKLTARTGRTAAGTEVVTVEAEMTSEAEGGRTGERTVAGEKTSAPARLPGARQPDEVLQAVGPPGPAGSTGTARAAGPEPNPVRTIASQAEQLEQVDHVDQVEMALSTTTGTRSGTGRSGGATSSTSVPQAASAMQLTTSASAKTTGTRTGTAPNKTSAPLPHNRDHDHDHHGQDREPQPEHVEPAEQTPQTKHAEHAKSTGPTEPTEPTEKADHPIPLHPPIPADTPSASGHQLPHSAGGLSLLDTAAPHPFLAPPGGELVMVGEPTVGRIAVAARQRLALLLDASGRIGTTLDMELTGGELAEIALPDFAQHVAVDLASWVLDGEECPPPTTEVKLRRVAVRTIRRGKVHRTPGAHVAYNAATAQARCMAQRHTVLDAQLTAATAGKRWVAEDPDSSVIAAPIMVQGMVLGVASFYRLGNADPFDEDDIQLAGDLASRAAVCLDNARRFERERAMALALQRSLLPRAFPLQCAVEVAHRYQPAQEGVGGDWYDVIPLSGGRVALVVGDVVGHGIHAAATMGRLRTAVRNFCALDLPAEDLLSQLDALVESMDADEAEDQRGVGIIGATCLYVVYDPVTGMCTVAAAGHPSPAVVARDGSVDYLDLPTGPPLGLGGSAYEAVELPIDEGSTLVLYTDGLVESREQDIGTGLERLRAVLAGPGRDPEELCASAIGGLLPERPSDDVALLAARARRTTPDRVATWDVPITPESVAFLRAEVSRLLRAWRLTELVFSTELIVSELVTNAIRHATGPVELRLLRDRALICEVADGSSVSPRLRRAQTFDEGGRGLFLVAQLSQRWGTRYTARGKVIWSEQPLPPNGDY